ACTCCCTGATCATTCTGTGCATCATCACCAGCAATTACTGTCGAACCATAGAGATCTGCTTCGGTATATTTGGAGTGTTCATGGTCATGGCAAAAAAGGCATAACATCTCCCAATTGCTGCCATCTTCGGGGTTATTACTGTGATCATGGTCGATATGGTGAACGGTCAGTTCGCGCAGATTGGAATAAACGAATTCTCGTGAACATTTACCGCAAACCCACGGAAA
The sequence above is drawn from the Yersinia enterocolitica subsp. enterocolitica genome and encodes:
- the yajD gene encoding HNH nuclease YajD is translated as MAYIPKNYARLESGYREKALKIFPWVCGKCSREFVYSNLRELTVHHIDHDHSNNPEDGSNWEMLCLFCHDHEHSKYTEADLYGSTVIAGDDAQNDQGVATHNPFANLKSLMKK